ACGTATATCTACGTGTTAAGTGCTTTTTTTCCAGTGCCTCGCCGGAGTTTCGGTCAGGCTGGGATACAGGTTGCCGGAGATCCACCTCGGGCTGAGAAGGGTATGGAGGCAGGGCGTTTTCTGTTTGATCCCCCCGCGCTTCAGGGGAACATCCTCTTCCTTGATAAaggtgatctctctctctctctctcgtgattTTGTTGTTTGTTCTTGGGTCTTGACtatgatgaatttatttgtTTTGGTGCTTTTCCTAATGTTTGATCTTGTCGTTTGGCATGTATATggagcctctttttttttttgcgtcgTATGATACGAGATGATCAATTTTCATGCCGGTTGGTTTTCGAATTTGATTGTTTAGCTCAATTGAAGAATTTTGGAACTCTTTTAGCCTCTCCTGGATTGAAACGGTTCAATCTTGAAAGCTCTAAGCTTGGGAAAAAAATTGTGTTCTTTGGTTGACCTTCGAAACTTCTATTCCAAATTACAAGATAAGGGAACTCAACAAGTAAGAATTGATAGAGGGAAAGCTTCGTATGCAAACGGTTGCTCAAAGATCTGTGATTGGGTGCTGATGAGTAGAAATTTCGTTTCTCTTCACTGTTTGGTGGTGTTTCAGGATCAAGATCCATGATGGGCATGGAGGAATCCCCGAAGAGGCGCCGGTTTTTCTGCTCGCCGGACGAACTTTTCGATGAGGAATATTACGATGAGCAGATGCCAGAAAAGAAACGTCGCCTCACTCCTGAGCAGGTACGTGACAGATCAGGAACTCAAGATCTAACACAATATGCTTTGATCCGATGTGTATCTAGTTGTTCCATTCCCTTTGTATTCCACCTCCCCCCAACCGGTGGCATATTCAGATACCGCACTCTTTTAGTCCTGATCAAAACAGAATATATTCCTTTCTTGAGTTATCTGAAGTGTGATCCGATAAGATAACAAGACTTGACCTCTCATCATGGTTCGATGACCAAACATAGAAATCAGTCTTTTATAAATTAGGTAGTAAATGTGAAGTGACCATATTATGGAGAAAGAATATGCTTCATTTGGAAAGTTCCCATCTTCACCTAGATTTCCATGTTCTAACTGTTTAGGAAGTTGGCTTATATTCAATTATTCTTAAGTAAAACACAGCATTCGGATTCCATCTCTTCTCAGCTATCAAATCGAAgaccaaaatttcttcttttgtgatggCACCTAATGTTAAATAGTCTGAGAAGTTATGAAATGTTTTGGGCATAATTAACAGGTGCTTCTGCTGGAGAAGAGCTTTGAGGAAGAGAACAAACTGGAACCGGAGCGGAAGACCCAGCTGGCTAAGAAGCTGGGGTTGCAGCCAAGGCAGGTTGCTGTGTGGTTCCAGAATCGCCGGGCTCGGTGGAAGACAAAGCAACTGGAAAGGGATTATGATTACCTCAAATCTTCATACGATTCCCTTCTTTCGGACTATGATTCCATCTTGAAGGAAAACGAGAAGCTCAAACTGGAGGTATTCCTTATTCCGCCTTGTCTATTCTATGGTCATAACCTTCTCATTTACAAGAATCCATGAAATGAAATGGACTTACCAGTGAATGTCGAATTTATTCATTGAACTTGGGTGGAAACTTtccaaagttttctttttattttggccagATGAAACTATTCACAGTTGACTCGGGTTCTAATTCAGTTTTTCCAAGTATTCTATCGCGAGATGCTTAAATACATGGACAGCATGCACCCAACATAACCCTTGATTTAACTAAAGATTTTGATCCGTTGGTCAACGAAAGTTGAGATGAAGGTAGTGGCAGACATTTAGCCTTACATTTTAAGAGAAGATAGCCATCTCTCTGACCTCCATATTCTATTATACAGCTATTGTCTACCACATACACACATGTGCTCTCACATCAGCATCGGTTACCCTTCCTacttttttaaagtaaaatgaCGATTTTTCCTTCTTAATTTAGATTCTCATGACT
Above is a window of Eucalyptus grandis isolate ANBG69807.140 chromosome 9, ASM1654582v1, whole genome shotgun sequence DNA encoding:
- the LOC104419278 gene encoding homeobox-leucine zipper protein HAT5, with the translated sequence MEAGRFLFDPPALQGNILFLDKGSRSMMGMEESPKRRRFFCSPDELFDEEYYDEQMPEKKRRLTPEQVLLLEKSFEEENKLEPERKTQLAKKLGLQPRQVAVWFQNRRARWKTKQLERDYDYLKSSYDSLLSDYDSILKENEKLKLEVYSLTEKLQGKEVDGAPMTGPSEPAPLEEADVQAVQFSAKVEDRLSTRSGGSAVIDEEGPQLVDSGNSYLLCENYPGCVAQSEDDGSDDGQSYFPGVFAAATEQPHHEEEEEPMDWWVWS